The Halomonas elongata DSM 2581 DNA segment TCGGCAATCAGGTCAGCGAGCCCTCACCGATCTAAAACGCCGACATCATCGGATGGGCACCGGACGTGTGGCTCATTCTCCATTTCCTCGCCTCCCCTTCCCCATTCCTCCTTCCTCATCCGCCCTGGAGCAGTTTTTCGCCCCAGGAGGATTGACAGGGCAGAGGACTCAGACTCTATTATTGAAAAACAATGATAACAATTATCATTTAATTTCCAATTTGAGGCAACAGCGATGCCACGGACACATGACGATGCCACGCGGTTACAGTTCGTCTCCCCGGAAAGAGGCCTCCATGCTTCGGGTGTGATGGCACGGATCACAGCGCCCGCCTGGGAGGGGTGGCAACCAGATGGCGACTTTCAGCACGCCATTCGCTCTACCATGGAACTGGCCCAACAGGCCGGCCAGCAGGCACCGATCGTCATGGGGGCGATCCCCTTCGATACGCGCCAGCCGTCTTGTCTCTATGTTCCCCGCCACTACGAGTGGAGAGAGCCGACACCATTGCCGGCAGATACGGGAGACAACGCCTCGGCCTCACTCGCCGAGGCCTCTGACATACCGCAGGAAGCGGCATTCAAGCAGGCCGTACGCCAGGCTATCGCCAATTTCCAGCACAGCGACATCCGCAAGGCGGTCCTGTCACGCATCCTCGAGTTGCGCTTATCCAACGCGGTGAATATCGACCAGCTGCTCATGCGCCTGCGTCGCCAGAACCCCGGGGGTTATCAGTTCCGTGTCCCCATGGCCGATGGCGCCACCCTGGTTGGCGTCAGCCCGGAGCTGCTGCTGCGCAAGGAAGGCACGGCCATCAGGTCCAATCCCCTGGCCGGTTCGGCCAAGCGTCAGGCCGATGACGAGCAGGATCGTGCAATGGCAGAACGCTTGCTGGCATCGGCCAAGGATCATCACGAGCATCGGCTGGTGATCGAGGAGATACGCCAGGTCCTCGGCCCCTGCTGCACCAGCCTGGACATTCCCGAATCGCCTTCGCTCATCGGCACCTCGGCGCTTTGGCACCTTTCCTCCAATCTCGAAGGGCGCATCGCGGATCCTGCCACCACGGCCCTGCAGCTGGCCTGCCGCTTGCATCCGACCCCTGCCGTATGCGGCTATCCCACCGAGTCTGCACGCAAGTTGATCGACCTGGTCGAGCCCTTCGATCGCGGCCTGTTCACCGGCATGGTGGGCTGGTGCGATGCCGAGGGTAACGGGGAGTGGGCCGTGACCATCCGCTGCGGCAGCATCAAGCACGACACCATTCGCCTGTTCGCCGGTGCCGGTATCGTCGAAGCCTCACAGCCCGATGCCGAATGGGCCGAGATCCAGGCCAAGCTGGGCACCATGCTCAATGCTTTCGGCCTCGATGCCTCGCAACTTGCCACACACTCCTGGTGTGACCGGCCCGCAGATGAGGTGGTGTCATGACGCTGCCCTTCACGCCCTGGCCCGACGAGATGGCCCGACACTATCGCCAGCAGGGCTACTGGATCGACGCCCCCTTGACCCGTGGTGTGGCATACCAGGCACACGAACGCCCCGATGCCATCGCACTGATCTGTGGCGAGCGCCAGTTGAGCTATGCCGAACTCGATCGGCGTGCCGCCTGCCTGGCGGCCAATCTCACCGCCCGAGGACTGGGCAAGGGAGATACGGCTCTGGTCCAGTTGCCCAATGTCGCCGAGTTCTACCTGGTATTCCTGGCACTGCTCAAGGCCGGTATCGCCCCGGTCAATGCACTCTTCAGCCATCGCCAACTGGAGTTGAGCGCCTACGCCCGCCAGGTGCAACCGCGCCTGGTCGTCGCCGCCCGTCAGCATGAACTGTTTGCCAATGACGACTTCCTGAGTGAGCTGCATCGGCTGTCCCCCCACCTCTCTGCCACCCTGCTGCTGGGAGCCTCCGACCGCGAGACGAGTCTCGAACACTGGCTGGAAGCCCCTTCCGAGACGGGCTGGCAGGAAAGCCACACGGCTCCCGACGAGGTTGCCTTCTTCCAGCTGTCCGGCGGCAGTACCGGCACACCCAAGCTGATCCCCCGGACACATAACGATTACGACTACAGCGTTCGTGCAAGCGCCGACATTTGTGGTCTCTCCACCGAAACGCGATTTCTCTGCGCCTTGCCCGCGGGCCACAACTTTCCCATGAGCTCTCCAGGGGCTCTCGGCGTCTTCCATGCAGGAGGTTGCGTGGTCATGGCTCCCAACCCTGAACCCCTCGGTTGCTTCGAGCTGATCGAACGCCATGCCGTCGACATGGTGGCCCTGGTCCCTCCAGCCGTAGCGCTCTGGCTGCAGGCAGCTCCCATGCATGCCAAGGCGTTGCGCTCGCTACGGCTGCTGCAGGTCGGTGGTGCCAGCTTTGCCGAGGCCACGGCCCGGCGTGTTCCCGAGGTGCTGGGCTGTCGCCTGCAGCAGGTCTTCGGTATGGCCGAGGGCCTCGTCAACTACACCCGTCTGGATGATGACGATGACCTCGTTTTCACCACCCAGGGGCGACCGATCAGTCCCGCTGACGAAGTCCGGGTAGTCGACGAACAGGGCGTCGAGGTGGACGACGGTGAGACCGGCATGCTCGCGGTACGCGGTCCCTATACCTTCCGCGGCTATTACAACAGTCCCGAGCACAATGCCCAGGTATTCGACGCCGATGGCTTTTACTACTCGGGTGACCTGGTACAGCGCATGCCAGGGGGGTACCTGCGCGTGGTTGGACGCATCAAGGATCAGATCAACCGGGGCGGCGAGAAGATTGCCGCCGAGGAGATCGAAAACCTGTTGCTGCGGCATTCCGACATCACCCATGCGGCCCTGGTTGCCATGCAGGATCCCCTGATGGGGGAAAAGAGCTGCGCCTTCCTCGTCGGCTCTGCCGAGCTGCGTCCTCCAGCTCTGCGTCAGTACCTGCGTGCCCAGGGAGTGGCCGAATACAAGCTGCCTGACCGGTTCCGCTTCCTCGATGCCCTGCCCGTCACGGCCATCGGCAAGATCGACAAGCAGCAGTTGCGCAAGCAACTGGCATCCACCACCACTTCACCCTCGCATTGAGAGAACACCATGGCCATTCCACACCTGCCCGACTACCCACTACCGACAGCCAGCGACCTCCCTGACAATCGTGCCGCCTGGCAAGCCGAGGCATCACGCTCCGTCCTGCTGATCCATGATATGCAGGAACATTTCATCGGCTTCTATGGCGATGACAGCCTTCTGGTCCAGCGCCTGATCGAGAATATCGTTCGCCTGCGCGACTGGTGCCACGAACAAGGCATTCCAGTGGTCTATACGGCCCAACCAAGTGACCAGCCACCGTCAGACCGCGCCCTGCTCAACGACTTCTGGGGTCCGGGCCTGACCGAGGCCGATCCTGGCCGACAGGCCATCGTCTCCGCCCTGACGCCAGCCGAAGGCGAGACCGTACTGACCAAATGGCGCTATAGCGCCTTCCAGCGCTCCGAGTTGCGCACGCTGATGCAGGAGTGGGGACGCGACCAGTTGCTGATCACTGGCGTCTATGCCCACATCGGCTGCCTGGCAACCGCCCTCGAAGCCTTCATGGTCGATATTCAGGCCTTCATGGTCGGCGATGCCGTGGCTGACTTTTCCGCCGAAGAACATCACATGGCCCTGAACTATGTAGCGTCACGCTGTGGTTGCGTGACGGCCCTCGGCGATCTGGTCGGCGATACCAGCAACCAGCCAAGCCGTGACTGGCTCAGACACCGCGTCACTCGACTGATCGATGGGGATGTCACTGCGGTGGCGGCCGACGAGAACCTGCTGGACTATGGCCTGGATTCGCTTCAAGTCATGAACCTGGTCGCCGAGCTCAAGACATTAGGGGTGACACTAAGCTTCGAGGAATTGACCCGCACTCCCACGCTCGAGGCCTGGTGGACGCTGATCGAGCAGAAACGCCTTGCCGCCTGACGGAGCACCGGGAATGGAAGAATCAAGATTTCGTCACAAGCGCGTGCTGGTTACCGGTGCCGCCAGCGGCATCGGTCGGCGCATTGCCGAACGCTTCCACGCGGAGGAAGCCGAGGTCATCGGGCTCGATCTCTGTATCGAAGAGCAGGAAACGCCCTTCCGCCTGCTCCAGCTGGATATCTCCGATGCCCATCAGGTGGCCACGACCTGCGCCCAACTGCAGGAGGAGTGTGCCGAACTCGATGTACTGGTCAACGCCGCTGGAACCTTGCGTCTGGGTGATACCGAGTCTCTGACGCTGGATGACTGGCATAGCTGTCTCGACGTCAACGCCAGTGGCGTGTTTTACCTGATGCGCCAATGGATCCCGCAGTTCAAGCGCCAGCGTAGCGGTGCCGTGATCAATATCGCCTCCAACGCCGCTCATGTACCGCGCATGGGCATGACAGCCTATTGCGCTTCCAAGGCTGCGCTGGCCAGCCTCAGCCACTGCGTGGGGCTCGAGTTGGCGCCTTACGGTGTCCGCTGCAACCTGGTCTCGCCCGGTTCTACCGATACCCCCATGCTGCGCGGCATGTGGCAGACTCCGGATGACTGCAAGCTTACGCTTCAGGGGCTCCCCGAACGCTACAAGCTGGGCATCCCCTTGGGCAAGCTCGCCACCCCGGACGACATCGCCACTGCAGTCCTCTTCCTGGCTTCTGACCAGGCAGGACACATCACCCTGCAGGATCTGGTGATCGACGGCGGGGCGACTCTCGGTGCCTGATACCATCATGTCGGCCGGCATGCCGAAGGCGTCGAGAGCGCCCCTAGTACGTGATTGGGCTATTCGGGCATGCATCGTCAGTGCGTTCCGGCACCACCGCCTCGGCCTCGACAGCGATCAGCCATTCCGGTTCGGGAAGGCCGTACACTATCAGCCATGAGGCAGCCGGCGGAGCAGCCAGGAAGCGATGCCGCAACACCTCGATCACCGCCTGTTGGTCATAGCGCGCGCACTCGGTCAGATAGATCCTCAACATGACCACATGGGAAAGAGTGCCGTCGAGACTCGACAAGAGACGCTCGACATTGTCCAGTGCCGCCTCGGTCTGCTTGGTCAGATCGGGGCCAGCCAAATTGGCCTCGGCATCGACCCCTGCTTGGCTGGAAATCAGTACCCGACAGCCTCCCTGGACCAGCACGGCCTGGCTGTGACCATCGACCAGAGTATCGGTCAGATCGGACGGATTCAGGGGCTCGCGCCTCACTCCAGACATCACTATCTCCTTGTATGCAGAACTAGAGGGCAATTTCATTCACCTTCGCCATTGGACAGCCGGAACCGTAACCCGGGTTCTGCCCGCTCGGCCGTGATACGCCAGCCGTGCGCCGCCGCAATCTCCTGGCAAATCGACAACCCCAGCCCTGCCCCGTGATCTCGCCGATGCGCGCCCCGCCAGAATCGCTCAGATAACAATGAAAGCTGGGCCTCATCGACGCCAGGCCCCCTGTCCCGCACAGTGACCGTCTCGCCCAGGATCTCAACACCGACGACTGTCTTGGCGGGTGCATGCTGAATAGCGTTCTCCAACAGATTCTTCAGCAAGGTAAAACAGGCCGAACGATCCGCTTTCCACGTCGCATTGCCAACAGCACGCACCTCCAAATGCACATCGGCAGCCTCCGCCATGCGCCCCAGGAAAGCAGCGACCTCCCGGGCTACTTCTTGCATCGGGACATCGGCGAAATGGTAGTT contains these protein-coding regions:
- a CDS encoding isochorismate synthase is translated as MARITAPAWEGWQPDGDFQHAIRSTMELAQQAGQQAPIVMGAIPFDTRQPSCLYVPRHYEWREPTPLPADTGDNASASLAEASDIPQEAAFKQAVRQAIANFQHSDIRKAVLSRILELRLSNAVNIDQLLMRLRRQNPGGYQFRVPMADGATLVGVSPELLLRKEGTAIRSNPLAGSAKRQADDEQDRAMAERLLASAKDHHEHRLVIEEIRQVLGPCCTSLDIPESPSLIGTSALWHLSSNLEGRIADPATTALQLACRLHPTPAVCGYPTESARKLIDLVEPFDRGLFTGMVGWCDAEGNGEWAVTIRCGSIKHDTIRLFAGAGIVEASQPDAEWAEIQAKLGTMLNAFGLDASQLATHSWCDRPADEVVS
- a CDS encoding (2,3-dihydroxybenzoyl)adenylate synthase, with translation MTLPFTPWPDEMARHYRQQGYWIDAPLTRGVAYQAHERPDAIALICGERQLSYAELDRRAACLAANLTARGLGKGDTALVQLPNVAEFYLVFLALLKAGIAPVNALFSHRQLELSAYARQVQPRLVVAARQHELFANDDFLSELHRLSPHLSATLLLGASDRETSLEHWLEAPSETGWQESHTAPDEVAFFQLSGGSTGTPKLIPRTHNDYDYSVRASADICGLSTETRFLCALPAGHNFPMSSPGALGVFHAGGCVVMAPNPEPLGCFELIERHAVDMVALVPPAVALWLQAAPMHAKALRSLRLLQVGGASFAEATARRVPEVLGCRLQQVFGMAEGLVNYTRLDDDDDLVFTTQGRPISPADEVRVVDEQGVEVDDGETGMLAVRGPYTFRGYYNSPEHNAQVFDADGFYYSGDLVQRMPGGYLRVVGRIKDQINRGGEKIAAEEIENLLLRHSDITHAALVAMQDPLMGEKSCAFLVGSAELRPPALRQYLRAQGVAEYKLPDRFRFLDALPVTAIGKIDKQQLRKQLASTTTSPSH
- a CDS encoding isochorismatase family protein, producing MAIPHLPDYPLPTASDLPDNRAAWQAEASRSVLLIHDMQEHFIGFYGDDSLLVQRLIENIVRLRDWCHEQGIPVVYTAQPSDQPPSDRALLNDFWGPGLTEADPGRQAIVSALTPAEGETVLTKWRYSAFQRSELRTLMQEWGRDQLLITGVYAHIGCLATALEAFMVDIQAFMVGDAVADFSAEEHHMALNYVASRCGCVTALGDLVGDTSNQPSRDWLRHRVTRLIDGDVTAVAADENLLDYGLDSLQVMNLVAELKTLGVTLSFEELTRTPTLEAWWTLIEQKRLAA
- the dhbA gene encoding 2,3-dihydro-2,3-dihydroxybenzoate dehydrogenase, which produces MEESRFRHKRVLVTGAASGIGRRIAERFHAEEAEVIGLDLCIEEQETPFRLLQLDISDAHQVATTCAQLQEECAELDVLVNAAGTLRLGDTESLTLDDWHSCLDVNASGVFYLMRQWIPQFKRQRSGAVINIASNAAHVPRMGMTAYCASKAALASLSHCVGLELAPYGVRCNLVSPGSTDTPMLRGMWQTPDDCKLTLQGLPERYKLGIPLGKLATPDDIATAVLFLASDQAGHITLQDLVIDGGATLGA
- a CDS encoding Rid family hydrolase — its product is MSGVRREPLNPSDLTDTLVDGHSQAVLVQGGCRVLISSQAGVDAEANLAGPDLTKQTEAALDNVERLLSSLDGTLSHVVMLRIYLTECARYDQQAVIEVLRHRFLAAPPAASWLIVYGLPEPEWLIAVEAEAVVPERTDDACPNSPITY